In Leptodesmis sichuanensis A121, the following are encoded in one genomic region:
- a CDS encoding cyanophycinase, with protein MPQSTKTAIMIIGGAEDKVHGREILTNFFNRSGATDARIAIIPSASREPAVIGERYREIFNEMGAKGIEILDIRDREHCENPILQNYAENCTGVFMTGGDQLRLCGLLADTLLMNTIRQRAQRGEITLAGTSAGAAVMGHYMIAGGGSGESPNRSLVDITTGLGIIPELLVDQHFHNRNRMARLMSAIAGHADRLGIGIDEDTCAVFEGDGLMQVLGKGTVTVIDPQDMTHTNQHHVGATDPLSICNLKVHILVYGDRYDLRKRMPVHSRSGSF; from the coding sequence ATGCCTCAATCAACCAAAACCGCCATTATGATTATCGGGGGAGCCGAAGATAAAGTTCATGGGCGGGAAATTTTGACGAACTTTTTCAATCGATCGGGGGCCACTGATGCCCGCATAGCCATTATTCCCTCTGCGTCTCGTGAACCCGCTGTGATTGGGGAGCGGTATCGAGAAATTTTTAATGAAATGGGAGCGAAGGGGATTGAAATTCTCGACATTCGCGATCGCGAACACTGTGAAAATCCCATTCTGCAAAACTATGCCGAAAACTGCACAGGAGTCTTTATGACCGGAGGCGATCAACTGCGTCTCTGTGGCCTGCTGGCAGATACACTGTTGATGAATACCATCCGGCAGCGGGCACAACGGGGAGAAATTACCCTGGCTGGAACCAGTGCTGGAGCCGCCGTCATGGGTCATTACATGATCGCAGGCGGCGGTAGTGGCGAATCTCCCAACCGATCGCTGGTGGACATCACGACAGGACTGGGAATCATCCCCGAACTGCTGGTGGATCAGCACTTCCATAACCGGAATCGAATGGCTCGATTGATGAGTGCAATCGCAGGCCATGCCGATCGCCTTGGCATCGGGATTGATGAGGATACCTGTGCCGTGTTTGAGGGGGATGGCCTGATGCAGGTGTTAGGCAAAGGAACTGTCACGGTGATTGATCCGCAGGATATGACCCATACCAATCAACATCATGTCGGGGCAACGGATCCGCTCAGTATCTGCAATCTCAAAGTGCATATCCTGGTTTACGGCGATCGTTATGATCTACGTAAACGTATGCCTGTTCATTCTCGCTCTGGAAGTTTTTAG
- the trmD gene encoding tRNA (guanosine(37)-N1)-methyltransferase TrmD → MRFDIITLFPDFFTSPLNSGLLGKALARNIAEVHLTNPRDFTTDKHHRVDDEPYGGGVGMLMKPEPIFAAVESVPVLPRREVLLMTPQGETMRQPMFQQFAANYDQLVIICGHYEGVDDRVLHLVTREVSLGDFVLTCGEIPALALLNGVIRLLPGTVGKEASLKAESFEAGLLDYPQYTRPPVFRGWSVPEVLLSGNHQAIAQWRREQQMQRTRDRRPDLYEKWLAERQDVDG, encoded by the coding sequence ATGCGCTTCGACATCATTACCCTGTTTCCCGATTTTTTTACCTCTCCCCTCAATTCAGGATTACTGGGTAAAGCCTTAGCCAGAAATATTGCCGAAGTGCATCTGACGAACCCCCGTGACTTTACCACTGATAAACATCATCGGGTGGATGATGAACCCTATGGCGGCGGAGTTGGGATGCTGATGAAGCCGGAACCCATTTTTGCCGCCGTCGAATCGGTTCCTGTGCTGCCGAGGCGAGAGGTTCTGCTGATGACTCCCCAGGGAGAAACGATGCGTCAGCCGATGTTCCAGCAGTTTGCGGCGAACTATGACCAGTTAGTGATCATTTGCGGACATTATGAAGGGGTGGACGATCGCGTGTTACATCTGGTCACTCGCGAGGTGTCTCTGGGAGATTTTGTCCTGACCTGCGGCGAAATCCCGGCCCTAGCTCTGCTGAACGGGGTAATTCGCCTGCTGCCTGGAACCGTGGGCAAAGAAGCATCCTTAAAAGCTGAAAGCTTTGAAGCAGGCTTGCTGGACTATCCCCAGTACACCCGTCCCCCTGTCTTTCGAGGTTGGTCAGTCCCCGAAGTGCTGCTCTCCGGGAATCACCAGGCGATCGCCCAGTGGCGCAGGGAGCAACAAATGCAGCGGACTCGCGATCGACGACCTGATTTGTATGAGAAATGGTTGGCGGAGAGACAGGATGTGGACGGATAA
- the ispF gene encoding 2-C-methyl-D-erythritol 2,4-cyclodiphosphate synthase: MAGIRIGNGYDIHRLVPERPLILGGVKIEHSLGLLGHSDADVLTHAIMDAMLGALSLGDIGHYFPPTDPQWKGADSLKLLEQVDRLIQEKGWQISNIDSVIVAERPKLKPHIPAMRDRLSTILKLQPDQVGIKATTNEKLDATGREEGIAAYAVVLLAEIRD, translated from the coding sequence ATGGCTGGGATTCGGATTGGGAATGGCTACGATATTCATCGATTGGTGCCGGAGCGTCCCTTGATTTTGGGTGGAGTGAAAATTGAGCATTCCTTGGGACTGTTGGGGCACAGCGATGCAGATGTCTTGACCCACGCCATTATGGATGCCATGTTAGGGGCGCTCAGCCTGGGAGATATCGGGCATTACTTCCCACCAACCGATCCGCAGTGGAAGGGGGCCGATAGCCTGAAGTTGTTGGAACAGGTCGATCGCCTGATTCAGGAAAAAGGCTGGCAGATCAGCAATATTGATTCGGTGATTGTGGCGGAACGGCCCAAGCTGAAGCCTCACATTCCGGCGATGCGCGATCGCCTATCTACGATCCTCAAACTACAACCGGATCAAGTCGGCATTAAAGCGACGACGAATGAAAAATTGGATGCCACCGGGCGGGAAGAAGGAATTGCGGCCTACGCGGTGGTGTTGTTGGCGGAGATCAGGGATTAG